The following coding sequences are from one Motacilla alba alba isolate MOTALB_02 chromosome 4, Motacilla_alba_V1.0_pri, whole genome shotgun sequence window:
- the ABCE1 gene encoding ATP-binding cassette sub-family E member 1, with protein sequence MADKLTRIAIVNHDKCKPKKCRQECKKSCPVVRMGKLCIEVAAQSKIAWISETLCIGCGICIKKCPFGALSIVNLPSNLEKETTHRYCANAFKLHRLPIPRPGEVLGLVGTNGIGKSTALKILAGKQKPNLGKYDDPPDWQEILTYFRGSELQNYFTKILEDDLKAIIKPQYVDQIPKAAKGTVGSILDRKDETKTQTVVCQQLDLTHLKERNVEDLSGGELQRFACAVVCIQKADIFMFDEPSSYLDVKQRLKAAITIRSLINPDRYIIVVEHDLSVLDYLSDFICCLYGVPSAYGVVTMPFSVREGINIFLDGYVPTENLRFRDASLVFKVAETANEEEVKKMCMYKYPGMKKKMGEFELSIVAGEFTDSEIMVMLGENGTGKTTFIRMLAGRLTPDEGGEVPVLNVSYKPQKISPKSTGSVRQLLHEKIRDAYTHPQFVTDVMKPLQIENIIDQEVQTLSGGELQRVALALCLGKPADVYLIDEPSAYLDSEQRLMAARVIKRFILHAKKTAFVVEHDFIMATYLADRVIVFDGIPSKNTLANSPQTLLAGMNKFLSQLEITFRRDPNNYRPRINKLNSIKDVEQKKSGNYFFLDD encoded by the exons ATGGCAGACAAATTAACAAGAATTGCTATAGTCAACCATGACAAATGTAAGCCAAAGAAATGTCGTCAGGAATGCAAGAAGAGTTGTCCTGTGGTTCGAATGG GAAAACTTTGCATAGAAGTCgcagcacagagcaaaataGCATGGATTTCAGAAACACTTTGTATTGGTTGTGGTATTTGCATCAAG AAATGTCCTTTTGGAGCCTTGTCAATTGTTAACTTACCTAGCAACCTGGAGAAAGAAACAACACATAGATACTGTGCCAATGCCTTCAAACTTcacag GTTGCCTATCCCTCGTCCAGGTGAAGTACTGGGATTGGTTGGAACCAATGGTATTGGAAAATCAACTGCCTTGAAAATTTTAGCAGGAAAACAGAAGCCAAATCTTGGAAAATATGAT GATCCACCTGACTGGCAAGAAATTTTAACTTACTTCCGAGGATCtgaattacagaattattttaccAAGATCCTGGAAGATGACCTTAAAGCTATCATTAAACCTCAGTATGTGGACCAGATTCCTAAAGCTGCAAAG GGAACAGTGGGATCAATTCTGGATAGGAAGGATGAAACTAAGACACAAACTGTTGTATGTCAGCAGCTTG ACTTAACAcacctgaaagaaagaaatgttgagGACCTTTCAGGAGGAGAACTTCAGAGATTTGCTTGTGCAGTTGTTTGCATTCAGAAGGCTGATAT CTTCATGTTTGATGAACCTTCCAGCTACTTGGATGTCAAGCAGCGCTTGAAGGCTGCCATTACTATTCGGTCCCTCATAAACCCTGACAG gtaCATTATTGTTGTAGAGCATGATCTAAGTGTGTTAGATTATCTCTCTGACTTTATCTGCTGCCTGTATGGGGTGCCAAGCGCTTATGGTGTTGTTACCATGCCTTTCAGCGTAAGAGAAG gcataaatattttcctagaTGGCTATGTTCCAACAGAAAATCTAAGGTTTCGAGATGCATCTCTGGTATTTAAAGTAGCTGAGACAGCTAATGAAGAAGAGGTTAAAAAGATGTGTATGTACAAATAtccaggaatgaaaaaaaagatgggaGAATTTGAACTATCCATAGTGGCTGGAGAATTCACCGATTCTGAAATTATGGTGATGTTAGGGGAAAATG gaacTGGCAAAACAACATTTATCCGAATGCTTGCAGGAAGACTTACACCTGATGAAGGAG GTGAGGTCCCAGTCCTAAATGTCAGCTACAAACCACAGAAAATCAGCCCTAAATCTACG GGAAGTGTCCGTCAGCTGCTGCACGAGAAGATCAGAGATGCCTATACACACCCCCAGTTTGTAACTGATGTGATGAAACCTCTTCAGATAGAAAACATCATTGACCAGGAG GTTCAGACGCTGTCTGGTGGTGAGTTGCAGCGCGTGGCGTTAGCTCTTTGTCTGGGTAAACCTGCAGATGTGTATCTGATTGATGAGCCCTCGGCGTATCTGGACTCTGAACAGCGTCTGATGGCTGCCAGAGTCATTAAACG TTTCATTCTCCATGCtaaaaaaacagcttttgtgGTAGAACATGATTTTATCATGGCTACATATCTTGCTGATCGTGTGATTGTTTTTGATGGCATTCCTTCCAAGAACACACTGGCAAACAG TCCACAGACTCTTTTGGCTGGAATGAATAAGTTTTTATCTCAGCTTGAAATCACTTTTAGAAGAGACCCCAACAATTACAGACCAAGAATAAACAAACTCAATTCCATCAAG gATGTGGAACAAAAGAAGAGTGGAAACTACTTCTTCCTGGATGACTAA